A stretch of Rhododendron vialii isolate Sample 1 chromosome 4a, ASM3025357v1 DNA encodes these proteins:
- the LOC131322537 gene encoding protein POLYCHOME: MPESRDRLSRPDDVRAAFARRRQSIGGISILLDEEQEVGATGTTPFRWGATAMTGTRGPTGAAATRGGSGGVGRGILGTPRSNNRNRLGRNLHRSPVVGRENMGSRSFRRGRGRSTNSVLPSWYPRTPLRDITAVVRAIERRRASLRESEGPQIDSPIPQDQNVLVPSEPASGAQLEHDLSMITPNPTVGIKKAYPPSVGKVPKILLNITNQKAGEPDCLTPQKKLLNSIDTVEKEVMEELRKLKGTPSAKKAERQNRVRTLMSMR, translated from the exons ATGCCTGAGTCAAGAGACAGGTTATCGAGGCCGGATGACGTTAGGGCGGCGTTCGCCCGTCGAAGGCAATCGATTGGCGGCATATCTATCCTACTTGATGAGGAACAAGAAGTGGGTGCGACAGGAACGACTCCGTTCCGGTGGGGAGCGACGGCGATGACGGGCACGCGCGGACCGACGGGAGCGGCTGCTACGAGGGGCGGCAGCGGCGGTGTCGGGAGGGGTATTTTGGGAACGCCAAGAAGCAATAACAGAAATAGGCTCGGCCGGAATCTGCACAGGTCGCCGGTGGTTGGTCGGGAAAATATGGGGTCGAGGAGTTTCCGGCGAGGCCGAGGGCGTTCCACGAATAGTGTGTTACCTTCTTGGTACCCTAGAACGCCTCTTCGTGACATTACTGCTGTCGTGCGG GCCATTGAAAGAAGAAGAGCTAGCTTGAGGGAAAGCGAAGGCCCACAAATTGATAGTCCAATACCCCAGGACCAGAATGTTCTTGTTCCTTCTGAACCTGCATCAGGTGCTCAACTTGAGCACGATCTTTCTATGATCACTCCAAATCCTACAGTTGGAATAAAGAAGGCTTATCCGCCATCTGTTGGAAAAGTGCCAAAGATATTGCTCAATATCACCAACCAGAAAGCTGGAGAACCAGATTGCCTCACGCCCCAGAAGAAGCTTCTGAATTCAATCGACACGGTTGAGAAAGAGGTGATGGAAGAATTGCGGAAGCTGAAAGGCACTCCCAGTGCTAAGAAAGCGGAAAGGCAGAATAGAGTACGTACTCTGATGTCAATGCGTTGA
- the LOC131322538 gene encoding ras-related protein RABA4d, whose product MSNLYGDFNQKIDYVFKVVLIGDSAVGKSQLLARFARNEFSLDSKATIGVEFQTKTLNIDHKTVKAQIWDTAGQERYRAVTSAYYRGAVGAMLVYDMTKRQSFDHMARWLEELRGHADKNIVIMLIGNKCDLGSLRAVPTEDAQEFAERENLCFMETSALESTNVESAFLTVLTEIYRIISKKSLIANDGSDFGKTSSLKGTRIVVPGQDSGGKSGGCCFSS is encoded by the exons ATGTCTAATTTGTATGGAGATTTTAACCAGAAGATTGATTACGTATTCAAGGTGGTATTGATTGGAGACTCGGCGGTTGGGAAATCGCAGCTTTTGGCGCGGTTCGCCAGGAATGAATTCAGTTTGGATTCGAAAGCCACGATTGGGGTGGAATTCCAGACTAAAACACTTAATATTGATCACAAGACGGTGAAGGCCCAGATTTGGGACACTGCTGGCCAAGAGAG GTACAGAGCGGTGACAAGTGCATACTACCGCGGAGCAGTTGGTGCAATGTTAGTCTACGACATGACAAAGCGCCAGTCGTTTGATCACATGGCAAGGTGGCTAGAGGAACTAAGGGGGCATGCCGACAAGAACATCGTCATCATGCTTATTGGTAACAAGTGCGATTTAGGGAGCCTTAGAGCGGTGCCAACTGAAGATGCACAAGAATTCGCTGAGAGAGAGAATCTATGCTTCATGGAGACATCAGCTCTCGAGTCCACCAACGTTGAGAGCGCGTTTTTGACTGTCTTGACGGAAATTTACCGCATCATAAGCAAGAAATCCCTCATTGCCAACGACGGATCGGACTTCGGGAAGACCTCGTCGCTCAAGGGAACCAGGATTGTGGTTCCTGGCCAAGATTCTGGTGGGAAAAGTGGTGGTTGTTGCTTCTCATCctaa